The Gemmata palustris genome includes a region encoding these proteins:
- a CDS encoding RraA family protein: protein MTTPPRPLEWVDRLAKLYSPVVADVLDKLGYRNQSMNARVRPLWPEAKAAGFALTVQTVPARDLAPAHPYAGELAAVDSLQNGDVLVVSESACSFWGELLSTSAIYRGCRGVVLDGPTRDSLAIKEMGFPVFHVGFHPADSLGRLDVVAHNVPISCADVLVYPGDLILADHDGIVVVPSIAAEETLRLAEEKVSGENLVRKALAGGMTTAEAFKKFGIL from the coding sequence ATGACCACCCCGCCCCGCCCGCTCGAATGGGTCGATCGGCTCGCCAAGCTCTATTCACCGGTTGTTGCGGACGTCCTGGACAAACTCGGGTACCGCAACCAGAGCATGAACGCCCGGGTGCGCCCGCTGTGGCCGGAAGCGAAAGCGGCCGGGTTCGCGCTCACCGTGCAGACGGTCCCCGCGCGCGACTTGGCCCCCGCGCACCCCTACGCGGGCGAACTCGCGGCCGTCGATTCGCTCCAAAACGGCGACGTGCTCGTGGTGTCCGAGTCCGCGTGCAGTTTTTGGGGCGAACTGCTCTCCACGTCCGCAATTTACCGCGGGTGCCGCGGGGTGGTACTCGACGGCCCGACGCGCGATTCGCTGGCGATCAAGGAGATGGGGTTCCCCGTGTTCCACGTCGGCTTCCACCCGGCGGACAGCCTCGGGCGCCTCGACGTGGTGGCGCACAACGTCCCCATTTCCTGTGCGGACGTGCTGGTGTACCCGGGCGACCTGATCCTCGCCGACCACGACGGCATCGTGGTCGTCCCATCCATCGCCGCCGAAGAGACGTTGCGATTGGCCGAAGAGAAAGTGAGCGGCGAGAACCTCGTGCGGAAGGCGCTCGCGGGCGGAATGACCACCGCCGAAGCGTTCAAGAAGTTCGGGATTCTTTGA
- a CDS encoding sugar phosphate isomerase/epimerase family protein, whose amino-acid sequence MSASEAVADTPAASKHTFGYCLNTSTVRDKDGKSRAITDLIEIAAKAGYDAFEPWTSEVDAYLKGGGTLKELRKRIADAGLKVADLIGFAEWIVEDPERRKRGLEQAKRDMEWAAEIGCPRIAAPPVGATGGTSKRDDPKFTQPIIDLVAAADRYRALLDLGQKMSVTPVVEVWGFSRTLRRLGEALLVAVECGDARGCVLPDVYHLYKGGSDFSGLPLLSASAIGIFHVNDYPKIERDKINDADRVYPGDGTAPLKEVFAALRKMNYTGFVSLELFNRDYWKQDPHAVAKTGLAKMKAVAG is encoded by the coding sequence ATGAGCGCGAGCGAAGCTGTTGCGGACACTCCCGCTGCGTCGAAACACACGTTCGGGTACTGCCTGAACACCAGCACCGTGCGCGACAAGGACGGGAAATCGCGCGCGATCACGGATCTGATCGAGATCGCGGCGAAGGCGGGGTACGACGCCTTCGAGCCGTGGACGTCGGAAGTGGATGCGTACTTGAAGGGCGGTGGAACGCTCAAAGAACTGCGGAAGCGAATTGCCGACGCGGGCCTCAAGGTGGCCGACCTGATCGGATTCGCGGAGTGGATCGTCGAGGACCCCGAGCGCCGGAAGCGCGGACTGGAGCAGGCGAAGCGTGACATGGAGTGGGCCGCGGAAATCGGCTGCCCGCGGATCGCGGCCCCGCCCGTCGGTGCGACCGGCGGCACGAGCAAGCGCGACGACCCGAAGTTCACGCAGCCCATCATCGACCTCGTCGCCGCGGCCGATCGCTACCGGGCGCTGCTCGACTTGGGGCAGAAAATGAGTGTCACCCCCGTCGTGGAAGTGTGGGGCTTCTCGAGGACGCTCCGGCGCCTGGGCGAAGCGCTCCTCGTCGCGGTCGAGTGCGGGGACGCGCGCGGGTGCGTGCTGCCGGACGTGTACCACCTCTACAAGGGCGGGTCCGATTTCTCGGGGCTGCCGCTGCTCTCCGCGTCCGCGATCGGCATCTTCCACGTGAACGATTACCCCAAGATCGAGCGCGACAAGATCAACGATGCGGACCGCGTGTACCCCGGTGACGGCACCGCCCCGCTAAAAGAAGTATTCGCCGCGCTGCGCAAGATGAATTACACCGGGTTCGTCTCGCTCGAACTGTTCAACCGCGACTACTGGAAGCAGGACCCGCACGCGGTCGCGAAAACGGGGCTCGCGAAGATGAAAGCGGTGGCCGGGTGA
- a CDS encoding DUF5690 family protein, with protein sequence MSRPEPPRGLTARLATAPGWVFALYAGGAAFTAYFCMYGLRKPFDTVTFTGEKFLGTSVDLKTACVLGQILGYVISKYVGVRVCAEAGRLRRTWLLLGAGVWAELALVAFAFAPAPLRPVAMFANGLPLGIVWGFLVRYLEGRRTSDVLLVMLSGSFVIAGAATKDFGMYLFAAHGAPEIWVPALAGAVFLVPYLVSALLLHALPVPSAHDELARSARPSLNAAGRRAFLVRVGAGFLFLLVAYFLLTAYRDFRDHYGREILQAMGYARSPGVFVRTDRWALVTTLLALGVLNLIGNHRRAIAAVFALILTGFAVIAGSTLAYRAGHLDGIEWLSAVGIGLYLAYVPFGTILFERVVAAARFPGTSVFAVQLADGVGYTGSVLLQLYRDLAHQDVDRLAFFVPLSLVVAAAGAACTVIGGWAVGRRLS encoded by the coding sequence GTGAGCCGACCGGAACCGCCCCGCGGCTTGACGGCGCGGCTCGCCACCGCGCCCGGCTGGGTGTTCGCGCTTTACGCCGGAGGCGCGGCGTTCACCGCGTACTTCTGCATGTACGGCCTCCGCAAGCCGTTCGATACGGTCACCTTCACCGGCGAGAAGTTCCTCGGTACCTCCGTCGACCTGAAGACCGCGTGCGTGCTCGGTCAGATTCTCGGGTACGTCATTTCCAAGTACGTCGGCGTTCGGGTGTGCGCGGAGGCGGGGCGCTTACGGCGCACGTGGCTGTTACTGGGCGCGGGCGTGTGGGCCGAACTCGCGCTCGTTGCTTTTGCGTTCGCCCCGGCCCCGCTGCGCCCGGTCGCGATGTTCGCCAACGGGTTGCCACTGGGTATCGTGTGGGGCTTCCTCGTTCGCTATCTCGAGGGCCGGCGCACGAGCGACGTGCTCCTGGTGATGCTGAGCGGGTCGTTCGTCATCGCGGGTGCGGCGACCAAAGACTTCGGGATGTACCTGTTCGCCGCACACGGCGCCCCGGAAATTTGGGTTCCCGCACTGGCCGGCGCGGTGTTCCTCGTGCCGTATCTGGTGTCCGCGCTGCTGCTCCACGCGCTCCCCGTGCCGAGCGCACACGATGAACTCGCGCGGAGCGCCCGCCCGAGCCTGAACGCGGCCGGCCGGCGCGCGTTCCTGGTTCGCGTCGGCGCCGGGTTCCTCTTCTTGCTCGTGGCGTATTTCCTGCTCACCGCGTACCGCGATTTCCGGGATCACTACGGCCGCGAGATCCTTCAAGCGATGGGCTACGCGCGCTCGCCGGGGGTGTTCGTGCGCACCGACCGGTGGGCGCTGGTCACGACCCTACTCGCGCTGGGGGTGTTGAACCTGATCGGGAACCACCGCCGGGCGATCGCCGCGGTTTTCGCGCTGATCCTGACCGGGTTCGCGGTGATCGCCGGCTCGACGCTCGCGTACCGCGCCGGGCACCTGGACGGGATCGAATGGCTCTCGGCGGTCGGGATCGGGTTGTACCTCGCCTACGTCCCGTTCGGCACGATCTTGTTCGAGCGCGTGGTGGCCGCGGCGCGGTTCCCCGGTACGTCGGTGTTCGCGGTGCAACTGGCGGACGGGGTCGGGTACACCGGGTCGGTTCTGTTGCAACTCTACCGTGATTTGGCCCACCAGGACGTGGACCGGCTCGCGTTCTTCGTCCCGCTGTCGCTGGTCGTGGCTGCGGCGGGTGCCGCGTGTACCGTCATCGGCGGCTGGGCCGTCGGGCGCAGGCTGAGTTGA
- a CDS encoding sulfurtransferase, with product MMTTLLLAVHLAGAEPPANYPTPNMLIEANDPKLKDVRVLDTRAKAKYEAGHVPGAVRADAAPWAKAVLANKADAEFWKAELAKVGVTPTKPVVVYSDDVRDSARTWWMLKLAGVPDARILNGGWKAWTAAKLPEEKAETVATAEPHNWKPDPNRLADKTHVLDQLKGGSTCVDARTKDEFTGEKAFAKKSGHIPGATHLEWVELLDPKTDKFLPPADLIKLVKDRKIDLDKPAVTYCQGGGRAAVLAFGLELAGAKSVRNYYPSWGEWGNADDTPVESKKK from the coding sequence ATGATGACGACACTGCTGCTCGCTGTCCACCTCGCGGGGGCCGAACCGCCCGCGAATTACCCGACACCGAACATGCTAATTGAAGCGAACGACCCGAAATTGAAAGACGTTCGTGTCCTCGACACGAGGGCCAAAGCGAAGTACGAAGCCGGACACGTTCCGGGTGCGGTGCGGGCGGACGCCGCTCCGTGGGCGAAGGCGGTTCTCGCGAACAAGGCGGACGCGGAGTTCTGGAAGGCCGAACTCGCCAAAGTCGGCGTTACTCCAACGAAACCCGTAGTTGTGTATTCGGACGACGTGCGCGATTCGGCACGGACGTGGTGGATGCTGAAACTGGCCGGCGTGCCGGACGCGCGCATCCTGAACGGTGGCTGGAAGGCGTGGACGGCCGCGAAGTTGCCCGAGGAGAAGGCCGAGACGGTAGCGACGGCCGAACCGCACAACTGGAAGCCGGACCCGAACCGCCTCGCGGACAAGACGCACGTTCTCGACCAACTGAAGGGTGGGAGCACGTGTGTGGACGCCCGCACGAAAGACGAGTTCACGGGCGAAAAAGCGTTCGCAAAAAAGAGCGGGCACATTCCCGGCGCGACGCACCTCGAATGGGTCGAACTCCTCGACCCGAAGACGGACAAGTTCCTCCCGCCCGCGGACCTCATCAAGCTGGTGAAGGACCGCAAAATCGACCTCGACAAGCCGGCGGTCACGTACTGTCAGGGCGGCGGGCGCGCGGCGGTGCTGGCGTTCGGGCTGGAGTTGGCCGGCGCCAAGAGCGTGCGCAACTACTACCCGAGTTGGGGCGAGTGGGGCAACGCCGACGACACGCCCGTGGAAAGCAAAAAGAAGTAG
- a CDS encoding DUF1559 family PulG-like putative transporter has protein sequence MARARRKSKVGVPSGFTLIELLVVIAIIAILIGLLLPAVQKVREAAARMTSQNNLKQMALATHNYHDANNQFPLAWNDWDGSNSAAMWNKAGSSHFYILPYIEQDNLANKANLGTTNYFWSVYTNFGVKSYVSPSDPSCPSNGLYNDSGWGNYGVTSYAANFQALGWWFKTSNNKVMRMTSLTDGTSNTIFYAEKTAVCLNNAVPSGYSGAKYNIWAYGRTSWNEWNPVFGYQITGAASKFQVNPTWAATNSNCDPRLASAPRSAGILVALGDGSGRMVSAGVDANTWWWACTPDGGEVLGSNW, from the coding sequence ATGGCTCGCGCCCGCCGAAAGTCGAAAGTCGGGGTTCCGTCCGGCTTCACGCTCATCGAGTTGCTCGTTGTTATTGCCATCATTGCGATTTTGATCGGATTGTTGCTCCCCGCGGTGCAAAAGGTGCGCGAGGCCGCGGCCCGCATGACGTCGCAGAACAACCTCAAGCAAATGGCACTGGCGACGCACAACTACCACGACGCGAACAACCAGTTCCCGCTCGCGTGGAACGACTGGGACGGCAGCAACTCCGCCGCGATGTGGAACAAGGCCGGGTCGTCGCACTTCTACATCCTGCCCTACATCGAACAGGACAACCTGGCGAACAAGGCGAACCTGGGGACCACGAACTACTTCTGGTCGGTCTACACGAACTTCGGCGTGAAGTCCTACGTGAGTCCGTCCGATCCGTCGTGCCCGTCGAACGGGCTGTACAACGATTCCGGCTGGGGCAATTACGGCGTCACCAGCTACGCGGCCAACTTCCAGGCCCTCGGGTGGTGGTTCAAGACGAGCAACAACAAGGTCATGCGGATGACCTCCCTCACCGACGGCACCTCGAACACGATCTTCTATGCCGAAAAGACCGCGGTGTGCCTGAACAACGCGGTCCCGTCGGGCTACAGCGGGGCGAAGTACAACATTTGGGCCTACGGGCGGACGTCGTGGAACGAGTGGAACCCGGTGTTCGGCTACCAGATCACGGGCGCCGCGTCCAAGTTCCAGGTGAACCCGACGTGGGCCGCGACCAACTCGAATTGCGACCCGCGCCTGGCCAGCGCGCCGCGCTCGGCCGGCATCCTGGTCGCGCTGGGCGACGGGAGCGGGCGAATGGTGTCCGCCGGCGTCGACGCGAACACGTGGTGGTGGGCCTGCACCCCGGACGGCGGTGAAGTGCTCGGCAGCAACTGGTAA
- a CDS encoding GntR family transcriptional regulator, whose amino-acid sequence MSRSETPPDDSSPKYVHLAEQLAARLRAGEWGLGKVPTVRDIAGTYDVSSFTASRALQLLRDRGLVVTRDRSGSYVASDQPARPAPTPPVPTGRWAVVTRVSPGPWQGASEAVVKVGFERVAAEGSFVVRPLELSAGGGRAEAELMAGRVAGDGAKGVFFLPSRVSEDACRQDEWFLAGCRKIGLPVVLLDRNLRGPDRPLEHDLVASDHFDGGLRCTEHLLALGRKSVACVIASPTSTHTDRLAGYLSALQKAGAGYHPRVVRVPEHLDAREAYPWTADELIKIGADGAICYQDYVAVGVMLELFRRGLNVPRDVAVVGCDDLPIGQSFALGVSSYSYPSEAIARTALRVMANRIAHPNDPLAKVVLAGRLVVRDSTVTG is encoded by the coding sequence GTGTCTCGTTCTGAAACGCCCCCCGACGACTCGTCCCCCAAATACGTTCACCTCGCGGAGCAACTCGCCGCCCGGCTCCGGGCCGGCGAGTGGGGGCTCGGCAAGGTGCCGACCGTGCGCGACATCGCCGGAACGTATGACGTGTCCTCGTTCACCGCGTCGCGTGCGTTACAGTTGCTCCGCGACCGCGGGCTCGTGGTCACGCGCGACCGGTCCGGGTCGTATGTCGCGAGCGACCAGCCCGCGCGACCCGCTCCCACACCGCCGGTGCCAACGGGCCGGTGGGCCGTGGTCACGCGGGTGTCCCCGGGGCCGTGGCAGGGCGCGTCCGAAGCGGTGGTGAAGGTCGGGTTCGAGCGCGTGGCGGCCGAAGGGTCGTTCGTGGTCCGCCCGCTCGAACTGTCCGCCGGGGGCGGGCGGGCCGAAGCCGAACTGATGGCCGGGCGCGTTGCGGGCGACGGCGCGAAAGGCGTCTTCTTCCTCCCCTCGCGCGTTTCGGAGGACGCGTGTCGGCAGGACGAATGGTTCCTGGCCGGGTGCCGGAAGATCGGGCTCCCGGTGGTGCTCCTCGATCGCAACCTGCGCGGCCCCGACCGGCCACTGGAGCACGACCTCGTCGCGTCCGACCACTTCGACGGCGGGCTGCGCTGCACCGAACACCTCCTGGCGCTCGGGCGCAAGAGCGTCGCGTGCGTGATCGCCTCGCCGACGAGCACCCACACCGATCGCCTCGCGGGGTACCTGTCCGCACTTCAAAAGGCCGGCGCGGGGTACCACCCGCGCGTCGTGCGGGTGCCCGAGCACCTGGACGCGCGCGAGGCGTACCCGTGGACCGCGGACGAACTCATCAAGATCGGGGCCGACGGCGCGATCTGCTACCAGGACTACGTCGCGGTCGGGGTGATGCTGGAACTGTTCCGCCGCGGGCTGAACGTCCCGCGCGACGTGGCCGTGGTCGGGTGCGACGACCTGCCGATCGGCCAGAGCTTCGCGCTCGGCGTCTCGTCGTACAGCTACCCGTCGGAAGCCATCGCGCGGACCGCCCTGCGCGTCATGGCGAACCGCATCGCGCACCCCAACGACCCGCTCGCGAAGGTCGTGCTCGCCGGCCGGCTCGTGGTGCGCGACAGCACGGTGACGGGGTGA
- a CDS encoding DUF1592 domain-containing protein has protein sequence MRFPIARCLVLAALTGPVGASAHVPGAAPQPAPAPRPAGMPAGTLEQTFKDSVRPFLQTYCLSCHGAEKPKGDLDLSPFTTLESVAKDHRRWALVLERLRAGDMPPEGAKKQPTKELRREVVDWAEAVRKYEGDRNAGDPGPVPARRLSNAEYNHTIRDLTGADIRPTRDFPVDPANESGFDNSAESLATSPALVKKYLEAARRVVDHLVFTPDGFEFAPHPVNAETDRDKFGVNRIVAFYRRQRTDFADYFFAAWRYRNRAALGKPSAELPEFATEAGLSAKYLSTVWFLLTDKPEDIGPVVAVQALWRELPQGADKQDAARSGCERIRDFVADLRTKLVPNVKNLTAPKINDGSQPLVLWKNRTMAANRMRYAGGALALNALRLPAGSGAAKTMTAPTDPDALKQYESTFERFCATFPDAFYVSERARVFLDPKGEKGLTGRLLSAGFHNQMGYFRDDGPLYNMLLDTAQQKELDRLWREFDFAADASARQYLSFIWYERAETDYLRDTVFDEFRAEDKDATSEAKMRKLATIYLAKAEKAGASETARTAIRDYFKSMGATFRWLEKARKDAEPHHLAAVHRFAERAYRRPLIQAERDNLTAFYRSLREKEELSHEDAIRDCVVSVLMSPYFCFRVDLPGRGAGATAPLPDYALASRLSYFLWASMPDTELLARAAAGDLRKPEVLAAQVKRMLRDPKARGLATEFAGNWLDFRRFEEHNAVDRTRFPAFDNDLRQAMFEEPVRFFTDLAARDGSVLDFLYADHTFVNPPLARHYGMPAPTGGPDAWARVDGAGKYGRGGLLPMAAFLTKNAPGLRTSPVKRGHWVARRLLGEHIPAPPPDVPELPADEAKLGELTLREALARHRADKSCASCHQKFDSLGLVFEAYGPVGERRAKDLGGRPIDAKATFPGAGGDGDGVPGLAEYIRKHRQQDFVDNLSRKLLVYALGRSPLPSDEQLVRAMRTKLEAGDYRFSVLVETIVTSPQFLNKRGPAAPK, from the coding sequence ATGCGCTTCCCAATTGCCCGCTGCCTGGTGCTCGCCGCGCTGACCGGTCCCGTCGGCGCCTCCGCACACGTACCGGGCGCGGCCCCTCAACCGGCCCCGGCGCCGCGCCCCGCTGGTATGCCGGCCGGCACTCTGGAACAGACTTTTAAAGACTCGGTCCGGCCGTTCCTTCAGACCTACTGCCTTTCGTGCCACGGCGCGGAGAAACCGAAGGGCGATCTCGATCTCAGCCCGTTCACCACGCTGGAATCGGTCGCGAAGGACCACCGCCGCTGGGCGCTCGTTCTCGAGCGCCTCCGGGCCGGCGACATGCCCCCCGAGGGCGCGAAGAAGCAGCCCACGAAGGAGCTCCGGCGCGAGGTCGTCGATTGGGCCGAGGCGGTCCGCAAGTACGAGGGGGACCGGAACGCGGGCGACCCCGGCCCAGTGCCCGCCCGTCGGCTCTCGAACGCCGAGTACAACCACACGATCCGCGACCTGACCGGCGCGGACATCCGCCCGACCCGCGACTTCCCGGTGGACCCGGCCAACGAGTCCGGGTTCGACAACTCCGCCGAGTCCCTCGCCACGTCCCCGGCACTGGTGAAGAAGTACCTGGAAGCGGCCCGGCGCGTGGTCGACCACCTCGTGTTCACCCCGGACGGGTTCGAGTTCGCGCCGCACCCGGTCAACGCGGAGACGGACCGGGACAAGTTCGGGGTCAACCGGATCGTCGCGTTCTACCGCCGCCAGCGAACGGATTTCGCCGATTACTTCTTCGCCGCGTGGCGGTACCGGAACCGGGCCGCGCTGGGCAAGCCGTCTGCGGAACTCCCGGAGTTCGCAACCGAGGCGGGCCTCAGCGCGAAATACCTCTCGACGGTCTGGTTCCTCCTGACCGACAAGCCGGAGGACATCGGGCCGGTTGTTGCGGTCCAGGCGCTGTGGCGCGAACTTCCCCAGGGGGCCGACAAGCAAGACGCGGCCCGGTCCGGGTGCGAGCGGATACGCGACTTCGTCGCGGACCTGCGGACCAAGCTCGTCCCGAACGTGAAGAACCTGACCGCGCCGAAGATCAACGACGGGTCGCAGCCGCTCGTGTTGTGGAAGAACCGCACGATGGCCGCGAATCGAATGCGGTACGCGGGTGGCGCACTCGCGCTGAACGCTCTCCGATTGCCCGCCGGGTCGGGCGCCGCAAAAACCATGACCGCCCCGACCGATCCGGACGCGCTCAAGCAGTACGAGTCCACGTTCGAGCGGTTCTGTGCCACGTTCCCCGACGCCTTCTACGTGTCCGAGCGCGCCCGCGTGTTCCTCGATCCGAAGGGCGAGAAGGGCTTGACCGGGCGACTGTTGAGCGCCGGGTTCCACAACCAGATGGGCTACTTCCGCGACGACGGCCCGCTGTACAACATGCTCCTCGACACCGCCCAACAGAAGGAACTCGACCGGCTCTGGCGGGAGTTCGACTTCGCCGCCGATGCGTCCGCGCGCCAGTACCTCTCGTTCATCTGGTACGAGCGCGCCGAGACCGACTACCTCCGCGACACGGTGTTCGACGAGTTCCGGGCCGAAGACAAGGACGCGACGTCCGAAGCCAAGATGCGCAAGCTGGCCACGATCTACCTGGCAAAGGCGGAAAAGGCCGGCGCGAGCGAAACGGCGCGGACCGCGATCCGCGACTACTTCAAGAGCATGGGGGCCACGTTCCGCTGGCTGGAGAAGGCTCGCAAGGACGCGGAACCGCACCACCTCGCGGCGGTCCACCGGTTCGCCGAGCGCGCGTATCGCCGCCCCTTGATCCAAGCCGAGCGAGACAATCTGACCGCGTTCTATCGCTCATTGCGGGAGAAGGAGGAACTCTCCCACGAGGACGCGATCCGCGACTGTGTTGTCAGTGTGCTGATGTCGCCGTACTTTTGCTTCCGCGTGGACCTGCCCGGGCGCGGGGCCGGCGCCACCGCACCGCTCCCGGATTACGCGCTCGCCAGTCGGTTGAGCTACTTCCTGTGGGCGAGTATGCCCGATACGGAACTGCTCGCCCGCGCTGCGGCGGGCGATCTACGCAAACCGGAGGTGCTCGCGGCGCAAGTGAAGCGAATGCTCCGCGACCCCAAGGCGCGCGGGCTGGCGACCGAGTTCGCCGGTAACTGGCTCGACTTCCGTCGGTTCGAGGAACACAACGCGGTGGACCGCACCCGGTTCCCGGCGTTCGATAACGACTTGCGTCAGGCCATGTTCGAGGAACCGGTCCGGTTCTTCACCGACCTCGCGGCCCGCGACGGTTCGGTCCTCGACTTCCTGTATGCCGACCACACGTTCGTGAATCCCCCTCTGGCGCGACACTACGGTATGCCGGCACCGACCGGCGGACCGGATGCGTGGGCGCGCGTGGACGGAGCCGGGAAGTACGGGCGCGGCGGTCTGCTACCGATGGCCGCGTTCCTGACGAAGAACGCTCCCGGTCTGCGCACGAGCCCGGTGAAGCGCGGGCACTGGGTCGCCCGTCGGTTGCTGGGCGAACACATCCCGGCCCCGCCTCCGGACGTGCCCGAGCTACCCGCGGATGAGGCGAAGCTGGGCGAACTGACCCTGCGCGAAGCACTGGCCCGGCACCGCGCCGACAAGAGCTGCGCATCATGTCACCAGAAGTTCGATTCGCTCGGGCTCGTGTTCGAGGCGTATGGTCCTGTTGGCGAGCGCCGGGCCAAGGATCTCGGCGGACGCCCGATAGACGCGAAGGCGACGTTCCCGGGCGCGGGCGGCGACGGCGACGGCGTTCCGGGACTCGCCGAGTACATTCGGAAGCACCGCCAGCAGGATTTCGTCGACAACCTGAGCCGCAAGCTCCTGGTATACGCTCTGGGGCGCAGCCCGCTCCCGTCCGACGAGCAACTCGTCCGAGCAATGCGCACGAAACTCGAAGCGGGGGACTACCGCTTCTCGGTTCTCGTTGAGACAATCGTTACCAGCCCTCAGTTTCTCAATAAGCGCGGCCCCGCCGCACCGAAGTGA
- a CDS encoding metallophosphoesterase family protein: MTSPTRRDLFGAAVGAAVLPGFISTARAADRKPVLRAAHITDVHITKDREAPKGVAAMFAHMANQKDGKPELILNTGDAVMAVDGKTTGAKAAEHIAVWKEAVKGAPAPIYSCLGNHDVWDGNEPTDAVPAEKKGFALMTGVLGMPAPYYSFDKNGWHFVSLNSMCNWPKYATLSPEHFDWLKADLAKTKLPTVVLSHVPILSVTSQVYGDGCRKNNENVVPGVWHHADCWAISEVFRKNPHVKLCLSGHMHTCDRCEYRGVWYVCGGAACGAWWGGSEYGFPPCYGKLDLFADGTFSYDFVDYGWTARKWQGKELKD, from the coding sequence ATGACCTCCCCCACGCGACGCGATCTGTTCGGCGCAGCGGTCGGTGCCGCCGTGCTGCCCGGTTTCATCTCCACCGCGCGCGCGGCCGACCGCAAGCCGGTGCTGCGGGCCGCACACATTACCGACGTTCACATCACGAAGGACCGTGAGGCCCCGAAGGGGGTTGCCGCGATGTTCGCGCACATGGCCAATCAGAAGGACGGCAAGCCCGAGCTGATCCTCAACACCGGCGACGCGGTGATGGCCGTGGACGGCAAGACGACCGGCGCGAAGGCGGCCGAACACATTGCCGTGTGGAAAGAAGCGGTGAAGGGCGCCCCGGCCCCGATTTACTCGTGCCTCGGTAACCACGACGTGTGGGACGGCAACGAACCCACCGACGCGGTTCCCGCCGAGAAGAAGGGCTTCGCGCTCATGACCGGCGTGCTCGGGATGCCGGCGCCGTACTACAGCTTCGACAAGAACGGCTGGCACTTCGTGTCGCTCAACAGCATGTGCAACTGGCCGAAGTACGCCACGCTCTCGCCCGAGCACTTCGACTGGCTGAAGGCCGACCTCGCGAAGACGAAGCTCCCCACGGTCGTCCTCAGCCACGTGCCCATTCTGAGCGTGACTTCTCAGGTGTACGGCGACGGGTGCCGCAAGAACAACGAAAACGTGGTGCCGGGGGTGTGGCACCACGCGGACTGCTGGGCCATCAGCGAAGTGTTCCGCAAGAACCCGCACGTGAAGCTGTGCCTGAGCGGGCACATGCACACGTGCGACCGGTGCGAGTACCGCGGGGTGTGGTACGTCTGCGGCGGGGCCGCGTGTGGCGCGTGGTGGGGCGGCAGCGAGTACGGGTTCCCGCCGTGCTACGGCAAACTCGACCTCTTCGCCGACGGCACCTTCAGCTACGATTTCGTGGACTACGGGTGGACGGCCCGCAAGTGGCAGGGGAAGGAACTCAAGGACTAA